A single region of the Streptomyces sp. AM 4-1-1 genome encodes:
- a CDS encoding excisionase, which produces METPSDWEDRLTRWQNELELFERLDETPWVTLAKAEAETGVSRSALRSWYRNGEIRSRLADGPNGPQRLVQLDAVIERAAASPRIRRRAEREVSLEAQVALLRHRVDQLELRLAASERK; this is translated from the coding sequence ATGGAGACACCGTCGGACTGGGAGGACCGGCTCACACGCTGGCAGAACGAGCTGGAGCTGTTCGAGCGGCTGGACGAGACGCCCTGGGTCACGCTGGCCAAGGCGGAAGCCGAGACCGGCGTTTCCCGCTCGGCCCTGCGGTCCTGGTACCGCAACGGCGAGATCCGGTCCCGGCTGGCGGACGGCCCGAACGGGCCGCAGCGCCTGGTTCAGCTGGACGCCGTGATCGAGCGCGCCGCCGCGTCACCGCGCATTCGACGCAGGGCGGAACGGGAGGTCAGCCTGGAAGCCCAGGTCGCGCTGCTACGCCACCGGGTCGACCAGCTTGAGCTACGGCTGGCCGCGTCGGAGCGGAAGTGA